A window of the Loxodonta africana isolate mLoxAfr1 chromosome 3, mLoxAfr1.hap2, whole genome shotgun sequence genome harbors these coding sequences:
- the CDC20 gene encoding cell division cycle protein 20 homolog isoform X2, whose amino-acid sequence MAHFVFESDLHSLLQLDAPIPNAPPARWQRKAKEAAGPAPSPMRAANRSHSAGRTPGRTPGKSSSKAQTTPSKAGGDRYIPHRSASQMEVASFLLSKENQPENSQTPTKKEHQKAWALNLNGFDVEEAKILRLSGKPQNAPEGYQNRLKVLYSQKTTPGSSQKTCRYIPSLPDRILDAPEIRNDYYLNLVDWSSGNVLAVALDNSVYLWSASSGDILQLLQMEQPGEYVSSVAWIKEGNYLAVGTSSAEVQLWDVQQQKRLRNMTSHSARVGSLCWNSYILSRSVVNPDLYDSCPLSPTEHPWTEAAQACLCLALLKNLRDFLFPFPSGSRSGHIHHHDVRVAEHHVATLSGHSQEVCGLRWAPDGRHLASGGNDNLVNVWPSAPGEGGWVPLQTFTQHQGAVKAVAWCPWQSSVLATGGGTSDRHIRIWNVCSGACLSAVDAHSQVCSILWSPHYKELISGHGFAQNQLVIWKYPTMAKVAELKGHTARVLSLTMSPDGATVASAAADETLRLWRCFELDPARRREREKASAAKSSLIHQGIR is encoded by the exons ATGGCGCATTTTGTGTTCGAGAGTGACCTGCACTCGCTGCTCCAGCTGGACGCACCCATCCCCAATGCACCCCCCGCACGCTGGCAGCGCAAAGCTAAGGAAGCAGCGGGGCCGGCCCCCTCACCCATGCGAGCGGCCAACCGGTCCCACAGCGCCGGCAGGACCCCAGGCCGAACTCCTG GCAAATCCAGCTCCAAAGCTCAGACCACTCCCAGCAAAGCTGGCGGTGATCGTTATATCCCCCATCGCAGTGCTTCCCAGATGGAGGTTGCTAGCTTCCTCCTGAGTAAGGAGAACCAGCCTGAAAACAGCCAGACACCCACCAAGAAG GAACATCAGAAAGCCTGGGCCTTGAACTTGAACGGTTTTGATGTGGAGGAAGCCAAGATCCTTCGGCTCAGTGGAAAACCCCAGAATGCTCCAGAAG GTTACCAGAATCGACTGAAGGTACTCTATAGCCAAAAGACCACGCCTGGCTCTAGCCAAAAGACCTGCCGTTACATTCCTTCCCTGCCAGATCGTATTCTGGATGCCCCTGAAATCCGGAATGACTACT ACCTGAACCTTGTGGACTGGAGCTCTGGGAATGTACTGGCTGTGGCGCTGGACAATAGTGTATACTTGTGGAGTGCTAGCTCTGGTGACATCTTGCAGCTGCTGCAAATGGAGCAGCCTGGTGAATATGTATCCTCTGTGGCCTGGATCAAAGAGGGCAACTACCTGGCTGTGGGCACCAGCAGTGCTGAGGTGCAG CTATGGGATGTGCAACAGCAGAAACGGCTTCGAAACATGACCAGTCACTCTGCCAGAGTAGGCTCCCTCTGTTGGAACAGCTACATCCTGTCCAGGTCAGTGGTGAACCCAGACCTCTATGATTCTTGCCCACTCTCCCCGACTGAGCACCCCTGGACTGAAGCAGCTCAGGCCTGCTTATGTTTGGCTCTGCTGAAGAACCTCCGTgatttcctttttcccttccccAGTGGCTCGCGCTCTGGCCATATCCACCACCATGATGTCCGGGTAGCAGAACACCATGTAGCCACACTGAGTGGCCACAGCCAGGAAGTCTGTGGACTGCGCTGGGCCCCAGATGGACGACACTTGGCCAGTGGTGGCAATGATAACTTGGTCAATGTGTGGCCTAGTGCTCCTGGAGAGGGTGGCTGGGTTCCCTTACAGACATTCACCCAGCATCAAGGGGCCGTCAAG GCTGTAGCTTGGTGTCCCTGGCAGTCCAGTGTCCTGGCAACGGGAGGGGGCACGAGTGACCGACACATTCGCATCTGGAACGTCTGCTCTGGGGCCTGTCTGAGTGCTGTGGATGCCCATTCTCAG GTGTGCTCCATCCTCTGGTCTCCCCACTACAAGGAGCTCATCTCAGGCCATGGCTTTGCCCAGAACCAACTGGTTATTTGGAAGTACCCAACCATGGCTAAGGTGGCTGAGCTCAAAG GCCACACAGCCCGAGTCCTGAGTCTGACCATGAGCCCAGATGGGGCCACTGTGGCATCAGCAGCAGCAGATGAGACCCTGCGGCTATGGCGCTGCTTTGAGTTGGACCCTGCACGGCGGCGGGAGCGGGAGAAGGCCAGTGCAGCCAAAAGCAGCCTCATCCACCAAGGCATTCGTTGA
- the CDC20 gene encoding cell division cycle protein 20 homolog isoform X4 translates to MAHFVFESDLHSLLQLDAPIPNAPPARWQRKAKEAAGPAPSPMRAANRSHSAGRTPGRTPGKSSSKAQTTPSKAGGDRYIPHRSASQMEVASFLLSKENQPENSQTPTKKEHQKAWALNLNGFDVEEAKILRLSGKPQNAPEGYQNRLKVLYSQKTTPGSSQKTCRYIPSLPDRILDAPEIRNDYYLNLVDWSSGNVLAVALDNSVYLWSASSGDILQLLQMEQPGEYVSSVAWIKEGNYLAVGTSSAEVQLWDVQQQKRLRNMTSHSARVGSLCWNSYILSSGSRSGHIHHHDVRVAEHHVATLSGHSQEVCGLRWAPDGRHLASGGNDNLVNVWPSAPGEGGWVPLQTFTQHQGAVKAVAWCPWQSSVLATGGGTSDRHIRIWNVCSGACLSAVDAHSQVCSILWSPHYKELISGHGFAQNQLVIWKYPTMAKVAELKGHTARVLSLTMSPDGATVASAAADETLRLWRCFELDPARRREREKASAAKSSLIHQGIR, encoded by the exons ATGGCGCATTTTGTGTTCGAGAGTGACCTGCACTCGCTGCTCCAGCTGGACGCACCCATCCCCAATGCACCCCCCGCACGCTGGCAGCGCAAAGCTAAGGAAGCAGCGGGGCCGGCCCCCTCACCCATGCGAGCGGCCAACCGGTCCCACAGCGCCGGCAGGACCCCAGGCCGAACTCCTG GCAAATCCAGCTCCAAAGCTCAGACCACTCCCAGCAAAGCTGGCGGTGATCGTTATATCCCCCATCGCAGTGCTTCCCAGATGGAGGTTGCTAGCTTCCTCCTGAGTAAGGAGAACCAGCCTGAAAACAGCCAGACACCCACCAAGAAG GAACATCAGAAAGCCTGGGCCTTGAACTTGAACGGTTTTGATGTGGAGGAAGCCAAGATCCTTCGGCTCAGTGGAAAACCCCAGAATGCTCCAGAAG GTTACCAGAATCGACTGAAGGTACTCTATAGCCAAAAGACCACGCCTGGCTCTAGCCAAAAGACCTGCCGTTACATTCCTTCCCTGCCAGATCGTATTCTGGATGCCCCTGAAATCCGGAATGACTACT ACCTGAACCTTGTGGACTGGAGCTCTGGGAATGTACTGGCTGTGGCGCTGGACAATAGTGTATACTTGTGGAGTGCTAGCTCTGGTGACATCTTGCAGCTGCTGCAAATGGAGCAGCCTGGTGAATATGTATCCTCTGTGGCCTGGATCAAAGAGGGCAACTACCTGGCTGTGGGCACCAGCAGTGCTGAGGTGCAG CTATGGGATGTGCAACAGCAGAAACGGCTTCGAAACATGACCAGTCACTCTGCCAGAGTAGGCTCCCTCTGTTGGAACAGCTACATCCTGTCCAG TGGCTCGCGCTCTGGCCATATCCACCACCATGATGTCCGGGTAGCAGAACACCATGTAGCCACACTGAGTGGCCACAGCCAGGAAGTCTGTGGACTGCGCTGGGCCCCAGATGGACGACACTTGGCCAGTGGTGGCAATGATAACTTGGTCAATGTGTGGCCTAGTGCTCCTGGAGAGGGTGGCTGGGTTCCCTTACAGACATTCACCCAGCATCAAGGGGCCGTCAAG GCTGTAGCTTGGTGTCCCTGGCAGTCCAGTGTCCTGGCAACGGGAGGGGGCACGAGTGACCGACACATTCGCATCTGGAACGTCTGCTCTGGGGCCTGTCTGAGTGCTGTGGATGCCCATTCTCAG GTGTGCTCCATCCTCTGGTCTCCCCACTACAAGGAGCTCATCTCAGGCCATGGCTTTGCCCAGAACCAACTGGTTATTTGGAAGTACCCAACCATGGCTAAGGTGGCTGAGCTCAAAG GCCACACAGCCCGAGTCCTGAGTCTGACCATGAGCCCAGATGGGGCCACTGTGGCATCAGCAGCAGCAGATGAGACCCTGCGGCTATGGCGCTGCTTTGAGTTGGACCCTGCACGGCGGCGGGAGCGGGAGAAGGCCAGTGCAGCCAAAAGCAGCCTCATCCACCAAGGCATTCGTTGA
- the CDC20 gene encoding cell division cycle protein 20 homolog isoform X1, whose amino-acid sequence MHPPHAGSAKLRKQRGRPPHPCERPTGPTAPAGPQAELLVSGVRQDTGAGGEWQRAAFVLPTPGAWSEVCLSIPAPGKSSSKAQTTPSKAGGDRYIPHRSASQMEVASFLLSKENQPENSQTPTKKEHQKAWALNLNGFDVEEAKILRLSGKPQNAPEGYQNRLKVLYSQKTTPGSSQKTCRYIPSLPDRILDAPEIRNDYYLNLVDWSSGNVLAVALDNSVYLWSASSGDILQLLQMEQPGEYVSSVAWIKEGNYLAVGTSSAEVQLWDVQQQKRLRNMTSHSARVGSLCWNSYILSRSVVNPDLYDSCPLSPTEHPWTEAAQACLCLALLKNLRDFLFPFPSGSRSGHIHHHDVRVAEHHVATLSGHSQEVCGLRWAPDGRHLASGGNDNLVNVWPSAPGEGGWVPLQTFTQHQGAVKAVAWCPWQSSVLATGGGTSDRHIRIWNVCSGACLSAVDAHSQVCSILWSPHYKELISGHGFAQNQLVIWKYPTMAKVAELKGHTARVLSLTMSPDGATVASAAADETLRLWRCFELDPARRREREKASAAKSSLIHQGIR is encoded by the exons ATGCACCCCCCGCACGCTGGCAGCGCAAAGCTAAGGAAGCAGCGGGGCCGGCCCCCTCACCCATGCGAGCGGCCAACCGGTCCCACAGCGCCGGCAGGACCCCAGGCCGAACTCCTGGTGAGTGGGGTGCGGCAGGACACGGGGGCCGGGGGGGAATGGCAGAGAGCAGCCTTCGTTCTTCCAACCCCAGGAGCCTGGTCAGAGGTCTGCCTCTCTATTCCTGCTCCAGGCAAATCCAGCTCCAAAGCTCAGACCACTCCCAGCAAAGCTGGCGGTGATCGTTATATCCCCCATCGCAGTGCTTCCCAGATGGAGGTTGCTAGCTTCCTCCTGAGTAAGGAGAACCAGCCTGAAAACAGCCAGACACCCACCAAGAAG GAACATCAGAAAGCCTGGGCCTTGAACTTGAACGGTTTTGATGTGGAGGAAGCCAAGATCCTTCGGCTCAGTGGAAAACCCCAGAATGCTCCAGAAG GTTACCAGAATCGACTGAAGGTACTCTATAGCCAAAAGACCACGCCTGGCTCTAGCCAAAAGACCTGCCGTTACATTCCTTCCCTGCCAGATCGTATTCTGGATGCCCCTGAAATCCGGAATGACTACT ACCTGAACCTTGTGGACTGGAGCTCTGGGAATGTACTGGCTGTGGCGCTGGACAATAGTGTATACTTGTGGAGTGCTAGCTCTGGTGACATCTTGCAGCTGCTGCAAATGGAGCAGCCTGGTGAATATGTATCCTCTGTGGCCTGGATCAAAGAGGGCAACTACCTGGCTGTGGGCACCAGCAGTGCTGAGGTGCAG CTATGGGATGTGCAACAGCAGAAACGGCTTCGAAACATGACCAGTCACTCTGCCAGAGTAGGCTCCCTCTGTTGGAACAGCTACATCCTGTCCAGGTCAGTGGTGAACCCAGACCTCTATGATTCTTGCCCACTCTCCCCGACTGAGCACCCCTGGACTGAAGCAGCTCAGGCCTGCTTATGTTTGGCTCTGCTGAAGAACCTCCGTgatttcctttttcccttccccAGTGGCTCGCGCTCTGGCCATATCCACCACCATGATGTCCGGGTAGCAGAACACCATGTAGCCACACTGAGTGGCCACAGCCAGGAAGTCTGTGGACTGCGCTGGGCCCCAGATGGACGACACTTGGCCAGTGGTGGCAATGATAACTTGGTCAATGTGTGGCCTAGTGCTCCTGGAGAGGGTGGCTGGGTTCCCTTACAGACATTCACCCAGCATCAAGGGGCCGTCAAG GCTGTAGCTTGGTGTCCCTGGCAGTCCAGTGTCCTGGCAACGGGAGGGGGCACGAGTGACCGACACATTCGCATCTGGAACGTCTGCTCTGGGGCCTGTCTGAGTGCTGTGGATGCCCATTCTCAG GTGTGCTCCATCCTCTGGTCTCCCCACTACAAGGAGCTCATCTCAGGCCATGGCTTTGCCCAGAACCAACTGGTTATTTGGAAGTACCCAACCATGGCTAAGGTGGCTGAGCTCAAAG GCCACACAGCCCGAGTCCTGAGTCTGACCATGAGCCCAGATGGGGCCACTGTGGCATCAGCAGCAGCAGATGAGACCCTGCGGCTATGGCGCTGCTTTGAGTTGGACCCTGCACGGCGGCGGGAGCGGGAGAAGGCCAGTGCAGCCAAAAGCAGCCTCATCCACCAAGGCATTCGTTGA
- the CDC20 gene encoding cell division cycle protein 20 homolog isoform X3, with protein sequence MHPPHAGSAKLRKQRGRPPHPCERPTGPTAPAGPQAELLVSGVRQDTGAGGEWQRAAFVLPTPGAWSEVCLSIPAPGKSSSKAQTTPSKAGGDRYIPHRSASQMEVASFLLSKENQPENSQTPTKKEHQKAWALNLNGFDVEEAKILRLSGKPQNAPEGYQNRLKVLYSQKTTPGSSQKTCRYIPSLPDRILDAPEIRNDYYLNLVDWSSGNVLAVALDNSVYLWSASSGDILQLLQMEQPGEYVSSVAWIKEGNYLAVGTSSAEVQLWDVQQQKRLRNMTSHSARVGSLCWNSYILSSGSRSGHIHHHDVRVAEHHVATLSGHSQEVCGLRWAPDGRHLASGGNDNLVNVWPSAPGEGGWVPLQTFTQHQGAVKAVAWCPWQSSVLATGGGTSDRHIRIWNVCSGACLSAVDAHSQVCSILWSPHYKELISGHGFAQNQLVIWKYPTMAKVAELKGHTARVLSLTMSPDGATVASAAADETLRLWRCFELDPARRREREKASAAKSSLIHQGIR encoded by the exons ATGCACCCCCCGCACGCTGGCAGCGCAAAGCTAAGGAAGCAGCGGGGCCGGCCCCCTCACCCATGCGAGCGGCCAACCGGTCCCACAGCGCCGGCAGGACCCCAGGCCGAACTCCTGGTGAGTGGGGTGCGGCAGGACACGGGGGCCGGGGGGGAATGGCAGAGAGCAGCCTTCGTTCTTCCAACCCCAGGAGCCTGGTCAGAGGTCTGCCTCTCTATTCCTGCTCCAGGCAAATCCAGCTCCAAAGCTCAGACCACTCCCAGCAAAGCTGGCGGTGATCGTTATATCCCCCATCGCAGTGCTTCCCAGATGGAGGTTGCTAGCTTCCTCCTGAGTAAGGAGAACCAGCCTGAAAACAGCCAGACACCCACCAAGAAG GAACATCAGAAAGCCTGGGCCTTGAACTTGAACGGTTTTGATGTGGAGGAAGCCAAGATCCTTCGGCTCAGTGGAAAACCCCAGAATGCTCCAGAAG GTTACCAGAATCGACTGAAGGTACTCTATAGCCAAAAGACCACGCCTGGCTCTAGCCAAAAGACCTGCCGTTACATTCCTTCCCTGCCAGATCGTATTCTGGATGCCCCTGAAATCCGGAATGACTACT ACCTGAACCTTGTGGACTGGAGCTCTGGGAATGTACTGGCTGTGGCGCTGGACAATAGTGTATACTTGTGGAGTGCTAGCTCTGGTGACATCTTGCAGCTGCTGCAAATGGAGCAGCCTGGTGAATATGTATCCTCTGTGGCCTGGATCAAAGAGGGCAACTACCTGGCTGTGGGCACCAGCAGTGCTGAGGTGCAG CTATGGGATGTGCAACAGCAGAAACGGCTTCGAAACATGACCAGTCACTCTGCCAGAGTAGGCTCCCTCTGTTGGAACAGCTACATCCTGTCCAG TGGCTCGCGCTCTGGCCATATCCACCACCATGATGTCCGGGTAGCAGAACACCATGTAGCCACACTGAGTGGCCACAGCCAGGAAGTCTGTGGACTGCGCTGGGCCCCAGATGGACGACACTTGGCCAGTGGTGGCAATGATAACTTGGTCAATGTGTGGCCTAGTGCTCCTGGAGAGGGTGGCTGGGTTCCCTTACAGACATTCACCCAGCATCAAGGGGCCGTCAAG GCTGTAGCTTGGTGTCCCTGGCAGTCCAGTGTCCTGGCAACGGGAGGGGGCACGAGTGACCGACACATTCGCATCTGGAACGTCTGCTCTGGGGCCTGTCTGAGTGCTGTGGATGCCCATTCTCAG GTGTGCTCCATCCTCTGGTCTCCCCACTACAAGGAGCTCATCTCAGGCCATGGCTTTGCCCAGAACCAACTGGTTATTTGGAAGTACCCAACCATGGCTAAGGTGGCTGAGCTCAAAG GCCACACAGCCCGAGTCCTGAGTCTGACCATGAGCCCAGATGGGGCCACTGTGGCATCAGCAGCAGCAGATGAGACCCTGCGGCTATGGCGCTGCTTTGAGTTGGACCCTGCACGGCGGCGGGAGCGGGAGAAGGCCAGTGCAGCCAAAAGCAGCCTCATCCACCAAGGCATTCGTTGA
- the ELOVL1 gene encoding very long chain fatty acid elongase 1, whose translation MEAVVNLYQEMMKHADPRTQGYPLMGSPLLMTSILLTYVYFVLSLGPRIMANRKPFQLRGFMVVYNFSLVALSLYIVYEFLMSGWLSTYTWRCDPVDYSNSPEALRMVRVAWLFLFSKFIELMDTVIFILRKKDGQVTFLHVFHHSVLPWSWWWGVKVAPGGMGSFHAMINSSVHVIMYLYYGLSALGPVAQPYLWWKKHMTAIQLIQFVLVSLHISQYYFMPSCNYQFPVIIHLIWMYGTIFFVLFSNFWYQSYTKGKRLPRALQQNGAPGTTKVKAN comes from the exons ATGGAGGCTGTCGTGAACCTGTACCAGGAGATGATGAAGCATGCAG ATCCCCGGACCCAGGGCTACCCTCTGATGGGCTCCCCACTACTAATGACCTCCATCCTCCTGACCTACGTGTACTTCGTTCTCTCACTTGGGCCGCGCATCATGGCCAATCGGAAGCCTTTCCAGCTCCGTGGCTTCATGGTTGTCTACAACTTCTCACTGGTGGCACTCTCCCTGTACATTGTCTATGAG TTCCTGATGTCTGGCTGGCTGAGTACCTACACCTGGCGCTGTGATCCTGTGGACTATTCCAACAGCCCTGAGGCACTTAGG ATGGTTCGAGTGGCCTGGCTCTTCCTCTTCTCTAAGTTCATTGAGCTGATGGACACG GTGATCTTTATTCTTCGGAAGAAGGATGGGCAGGTGACCTTCCTACATGTCTTCCATCATTCGgtacttccctggagctggtggtgGGGAGTAAAGGTTGCTCCTG GAGGAATGGGCTCTTTCCATGCCATGATAAACTCGTCTGTGCATGTCATCATGTACCTGTACTATGGATTGTCTGCCCTTGGCCCTGTGGCTCAGCCCTACCTTTGGTGGAAAAAGCACATGACAGCCATCCAGCTG ATCCAGTTTGTCCTGGTTTCACTGCACATCTCCCAGTACTACTTCATGCCCAGCTGTAACTACCAGTTCCCAGTCATCATCCACCTCATCTGGATGTATGGTACCATCTTCTTCGTGCTCTTCTCCAATTTCTGGTATCAGTCGTACACTAAAGGCAAGCGGCTACCCCGTGCACTTCAGCAAAATGGAGCTCCAGGCACCACCAAGGTCAAGGCCAACTGA